The genomic stretch CGATAGAACTGGCCCGCGATGCCGCCGAGGAAGGCCGTCGGCACGAAGACCGCCGAGAGACCGAAGGCGATCGCGATGACGGCGCCCGTCACCTCGTCCATGGCTCGGTGCGCGGCCTCGCGCGGCGCGAGCCCCTCGGCGATGTGGCGCTCGACGTTCTCGACCACCACGATCGCGTCGTCGACCACGATGCCGATGGCCAGCACCAGGCCGAAGAGCGAGAGCATGTTGAGCGAGAAACCGAAGGCCTTCATCGCGGCGATTGTCCCCACCAGCGAGACCGGAATGGCCAGCAGCGGGATCAGGCTCGCGCGCCACGTCTGGAGGAACACGAGCACGACGAGGACGACGAGCCCGACCGCCTCGAAGAGCGTGTGGATCACCTCCTTGATCGACTCGCGGACGAACACCGTCGGGTTGTAGACGATCTTGTAGGTGAGCCCCTCGGGGAAGCTCCGCGACAGCTCCTCCATCGTGCGCTCGACCGCCTCCGCCGTCGCCAGCGCGTTGGAGCCCGGCAGCTGCGCGACCGCCATCGCCACCGCCGGCTGGTTATCGAGGTAGCTGTTGACGGAATAGTCGCGTGCCGCCAGCTCGATGCGCGCGACGTCGCGGACGCGCGTGATGCGCCCGTCCATTCCCGTCTTGACGACGATGTTCTCGAACTCCTCGGGCTCGCGCAGCCGGCCGAGCGTCGTCACGGGCAGCTGGAACGCGTGCCCGGGGGGCAGGGGCTGTTGCCCGACGGACCCCGACGCCACCTGCACGTTCTGCTCGCGCAGGGCCTGGATGACGTCGCTGGTCGCGATGTTCCGGCTCGCGAGCCGGCCCGGGTCGAGCCAGACGCGCATGCTGTACTCGCGGAGCCCGAAGAGGTTGACGTCGCCGACGCCCTCGAGGCGCCGGAGCGCGTCGCGCACCCGGATGAGCGCGAAGTTGCCGATGTAGAGCTGGTCGTAGCGCTTGGTGGGCGAGAGGAGGTGCACGACCATCAGGAGGTCGGGGGACGACTTGAGCGTCGTCACGCCGACCCGCCGGACGTCCTCCGGCAGGCGGGGCTCGGCGATCGCGACGCGGTTCTGGACCAGGACCTGCGCCTTGTCGAGGTCGGTGCCGAGCCGGAACGTGATGGTGAGCGTCATCTGGCCGTCGGTCGTGCTCTGCGACGACATGTAGAGCATGTCCTCGACGCCGTTGACCTCCTGCTCGATCGGCGTCGCGACCGTGTCGGCGATGACCTCGGGTGGCGCCCCGGGATACGAGGCCTGCACCACGATGGTCGGCGGCACGACCTCGGGGTACTGGGCGACCGGCAGCGTCCCGTAGGCCAGCCCGCCCAGGATGAGCGTGACGATCGAGAGGACGGCGGCGAAGATCGGCCGGTCGATGAAGAAGCGCGAGATGTTCATCGGTCCGGGATCGTCTCCCGCTGCGCGTCGACCACGAGCCCGGGTCGCACCCGCTGGAGACCGGCCACGACGATCCAGTCCTCCGGCGTGACGCCCTCGCGGACGACGCGCAGGCCGTCCACCAGCGGCCCGATCTTCACGGTGCGGTACTGGGCCTTCTGCTCCCCGTCGACCACGACGACGTACTTCTGCGACTGGTCGCTGCCGATCGCCTCGTCGGGGAGGAGGATCGCGCGATACTGGCCGCTGCCCGGCAGCCGCAGGCGGGCGAAGAGCCCGGGGATGAGGCTCAGGTCGGGATTCGGCAGCAGCGCGCGGCCGACGATCGTCCCCGTGCCACGGTCGACCTGGTTGTCGACGAAGTCCATGACGCCGTCGTGCGGGAACCCTTCCTCGTCGGCGAGCGCCACGTGCACCGGGTTCTTGTAGTCGCGCGAGCTCGGCCGCTGCCCCGTGCGGGCGAGGCGACTGTACTTGAGGAGCGACCCCTCGTCGGCCTCGAAGTACGCATAGATGGGGTCGAGCGACACGATCGTCGTGAGCAGCGTTCCCCGCGTCCCCACGCCGCCGGTGATGAGGTTCCCCTCGGTGACGAGCTTCCGCCCGACGCGCCCGGCGACCGGCGCCGACACGTGCGTGAACTCGACGTCGAGCCGGGCGGCGTCCACGGCCGCTTGCGCTTCCTCGACCGACGCCTCGGCCTGCCGCAGGTTCGACTCGCGGATGTCCGACTCCTCCTGCGAGATGGCGTGGCTCGCGAGCAGGTCCGCCGCGCGCGCGAAGTTCTTCCGCGCCAGCGCGAGCCGGGATTTCGCCAGCTCGACGTCCGCCTCGGCACGGTGCAGCGCGGCCTCATAGGGGCGCGGGTCGATCAAGAAGAGGAGGTCGCCCTTCTTGACGATCGCGCCGTCCTGGAAGTGGATCGACTGGAGGTACCCGCTCACCCGTGGGCGCACCTCGACCGAATCGACGGCGTCGAGACGGGCGGTGTACTCGTCCCACTCGGTGATCTCTCGTGCGACCGGCTGGACGACCTTCACCTTCGGCGGCGGAGGTGCGGGCGCCGGCCGCGCGCCGCACGACGACAGCATGAGCGCGGCGGCGAGCGGTACCCACCTCGCGCGTCGGAGAGGATCATCCTTCGCCGCACTCGTCATCTGATTCGTCCGGGAGAGGCTCGATCTAGCCCGCCACCGACCGCTGTCACAAGTGGGGTGAGCTCTTCGGCCATCGACGGGGGCTCCCGCCCGTGCCAGCACCGCGTCGAGGCGCGCCGATGGATGATCTCGAGCTGACCTATTAGGCGCTGAGGAATGAGAGCAGGTCGGCGTTGACCTGGTCCTTGTGAGTCGAACACAAGCCGTGCGGCGCGCCCTTGTAGACTTTCAGTTGCGCGTTCTTGATCAGCTTGGAGGAAAGCCGGGCAGAGGCGCCGATGGGGACGATCTGGTCGTCGTCGCCGTGAATGATGAGGGTCGGCACGTCGAACTTCTTCAGGTCCGCGGTGAAGTCGGTCTCTGAGAAGGCCTTGATGCAGTCGAAGGCGGCATTGAAACCCGCCAGCATGCCTTGGAGCCAGAACGAGTCCCGTAAGCCTTGCGAGACCTTGGCGCCCGGGCGGTTGGCGCCGTAGAACGGCGCGCTGAGGTCCTTGAAGAACTGCGAGCGGTCGGCGAGGACACCGGCGCGGATCTGATCGAACGCCTCCATCGGCAAGCCGCCGGGATTGGCCGCCGTCTTGAGCATCAGCGGCGGCACCGCGCCGATCAGCACGGCCTTGGCGACACGCTTCGTGCCGTGGCGGCCGATGTAGCGGGCGACCTCGCCGCCGCCCGTGGAATGGCCGACATGGATCGCGTTCTTCAGGTCGAGCGTTTCGACGAGCGCCGCGAGGTCGTCGGCGTAGGTATCCATGTCGTTGCCATTCCAGGGCTGGCTGGAGCGGCCGTGACCGCGACGGTCATGGGCGATGCAGCGGTAGCCGCGGGAGGCCAGAAACACCATCTGGTCTTCCCAGGCGTCCGCAGTCAGCGGCCAGCCGTGACTGAAGACGACTGGCTGCCCGGTTCCCCAGTCCTTGTAATAGAGGTCGATGGGCGTGGAGTTTTCCCGACCGACGGTGACGCTGCTCATCACACTCCTCCTTCTGTTCGTCGTGTGAATCCGATTGTCGGGGGCTACGCGACTCGTCTGAGCCGCGGGAGAATGACCTGATGCCGGGACCCGCTGCCGTCACGACGTACCGACGACTTTCGCTCGGCTGTGGCTTCCACCCATTGCCGGAGACCGCGCCGGATGTACGCGGGATCGAAGCTCAGCGAGTCGCAGATGGCGATGAACGTGAAGGGGCCGTCGGTGTCGTCGGACGCGAACCAGCCGTCCACCTCCGCGAAGAGACGCCGGGCTCGCGGGTCCGCGACGCCCGCCCACCGCTGGAAGGTCAGGACAGCGTCCGCCAGGACCGCGACCTGCAGGCGCTTCTCGGGCTGAATCCGGGCCCCGCCGAAGGGCCTGTCACCGAGCTGCTCAGGCAGGATGGTGTCTGGCGCGAGCTCAGGCTCTGGAAGGTGCATTGTCCGACCTCCTTGGTTCCAGG from Deltaproteobacteria bacterium encodes the following:
- a CDS encoding alpha/beta hydrolase; this translates as MSSVTVGRENSTPIDLYYKDWGTGQPVVFSHGWPLTADAWEDQMVFLASRGYRCIAHDRRGHGRSSQPWNGNDMDTYADDLAALVETLDLKNAIHVGHSTGGGEVARYIGRHGTKRVAKAVLIGAVPPLMLKTAANPGGLPMEAFDQIRAGVLADRSQFFKDLSAPFYGANRPGAKVSQGLRDSFWLQGMLAGFNAAFDCIKAFSETDFTADLKKFDVPTLIIHGDDDQIVPIGASARLSSKLIKNAQLKVYKGAPHGLCSTHKDQVNADLLSFLSA
- a CDS encoding efflux RND transporter permease subunit, with the protein product MNISRFFIDRPIFAAVLSIVTLILGGLAYGTLPVAQYPEVVPPTIVVQASYPGAPPEVIADTVATPIEQEVNGVEDMLYMSSQSTTDGQMTLTITFRLGTDLDKAQVLVQNRVAIAEPRLPEDVRRVGVTTLKSSPDLLMVVHLLSPTKRYDQLYIGNFALIRVRDALRRLEGVGDVNLFGLREYSMRVWLDPGRLASRNIATSDVIQALREQNVQVASGSVGQQPLPPGHAFQLPVTTLGRLREPEEFENIVVKTGMDGRITRVRDVARIELAARDYSVNSYLDNQPAVAMAVAQLPGSNALATAEAVERTMEELSRSFPEGLTYKIVYNPTVFVRESIKEVIHTLFEAVGLVVLVVLVFLQTWRASLIPLLAIPVSLVGTIAAMKAFGFSLNMLSLFGLVLAIGIVVDDAIVVVENVERHIAEGLAPREAAHRAMDEVTGAVIAIAFGLSAVFVPTAFLGGIAGQFYRQFALTIAVATILSAFNSLTLSPAMCALLLQPEGAAKDWLGRLWDRLFGRFFRAFNRVFDRTSHRYGGAVGRLVRRPALALTTYALLLGLIVVGFRTIPTGFIPAQDKG
- a CDS encoding efflux RND transporter periplasmic adaptor subunit yields the protein MTSAAKDDPLRRARWVPLAAALMLSSCGARPAPAPPPPKVKVVQPVAREITEWDEYTARLDAVDSVEVRPRVSGYLQSIHFQDGAIVKKGDLLFLIDPRPYEAALHRAEADVELAKSRLALARKNFARAADLLASHAISQEESDIRESNLRQAEASVEEAQAAVDAARLDVEFTHVSAPVAGRVGRKLVTEGNLITGGVGTRGTLLTTIVSLDPIYAYFEADEGSLLKYSRLARTGQRPSSRDYKNPVHVALADEEGFPHDGVMDFVDNQVDRGTGTIVGRALLPNPDLSLIPGLFARLRLPGSGQYRAILLPDEAIGSDQSQKYVVVVDGEQKAQYRTVKIGPLVDGLRVVREGVTPEDWIVVAGLQRVRPGLVVDAQRETIPDR